The following are encoded in a window of Echeneis naucrates chromosome 19, fEcheNa1.1, whole genome shotgun sequence genomic DNA:
- the aldoab gene encoding aldolase a, fructose-bisphosphate, b, with the protein MPHAYPFLTPEQKKELSDIAHKIVAPGKGILAADESTGSVAKRFQSINAENTEENRRVYRQLLFTADDRIKPCIGGVILFHETMYQKTDGGKPFPQHLKERGMVVGIKVDKGVVPLAGTNGETTTQGLDGLYERCAQYKKDGADFAKWRCVLKITPTTPSRLAIIENANVLARYASICQMHGIVPIVEPEILPDGDHDLKRCQYVTEKVLAAVYKALSDHHVYLEGTLLKPNMVTAGHSCSHKYSNQEIAMATVTALRRTVPPAVPGITFLSGGQSEEDASINLNAMNQCPLHRPWALTFSYGRALQASALKAWGGKKENEKACQEEFVKRALANSQACVGKYVSSGASTAGGESLFVANHAY; encoded by the exons ATGCCTCACGCATACCCCTTCCTCACTCCTGAGCAGAAGAAGGAGCTCAGCGATATTGCTCATAAGATTGTCGCTCCTGGCAAGGGCATCCTTGCTGCTGATGAATCCACCG GCAGTGTGGCCAAGCGCTTCCAGAGCATCAATGCTGAGAACACTGAGGAGAACAGGAGGGTGTACCGTCAGCTCCTCTTCACCGCTGATGACCGCATCAAACCTTGCATTGGCGGCGTGATTCTCTTCCACGAGACCATGTACCAGAAGACCGATGGTGGCAAGCCCTTCCCCCAGCACCTCAAAGAAAGAGGCATGGTGGTGGGCATCAAGGTCGACAAGGGTGTTGTCCCCCTGGCCGGAACCAACGGCGAGACAACCACCCAGG GTCTCGATGGACTCTATGAGCGTTGCGCCCAGTACAAGAAGGATGGTGCTGACTTCGCCAAGTGGCGTTGTGTGCTGAAGATCACCCCCACTACTCCCTCCAGGCTGGCCATCATTGAGAACGCTAATGTGCTTGCTCGCTATGCCAGCATCTGCCAGATG CACGGCATCGTCCCCATCGTTGAGCCTGAGATTCTCCCTGATGGTGATCACGACCTGAAGCGCTGCCAGTACGTGACTGAGAAGGTCCTGGCTGCTGTGTACAAGGCCTTGTCTGACCACCATGTCTACCTGGAGGGCACTCTCCTCAAGCCTAACATGGTTACCGCTGGACACTCCTGCTCACACAAGTACAGCAACCAGGAGATTGCCATGGCAACTGTAACTGCCCTCCGCCGCACCGTGCCCCCTGCAGTCCCTG GCATTACCTTCCTGTCTGGTGGCCAGAGTGAGGAGGATGCCTCTATCAACCTGAACGCCATGAACCAGTGCCCTCTCCACAGGCCCTGGGCCCTGACCTTTTCATACGGCCGTGCCCTGCAGGCCTCTGCCCTGAAAGCCTGGGGTGGCAAGAAGGAGAATGAAAAGGCCTGCCAGGAGGAGTTCGTCAAGAGAGCTCTG GCTAACAGCCAGGCCTGCGTGGGCAAATATGTGTCCAGTGGAGCCAGCACTGCTGGAGGAGAATCGCTGTTCGTGGCTAACCACGCTTACTAA
- the LOC115059965 gene encoding chymotrypsin-like protease CTRL-1, producing the protein MAAWTTLILLTWMVLNGKRAKAQDCGMAPLNTRIVGGENATAGSWPWQVSIHFRESHTCGGTVISDQWVLTAAHCILTSSPAEWTLYFGRVTQSGPNVNEEMRSVSTIIVHPDYNDTLFDNDIALMRLSNPLTFTDFIRPICLASNSSQVYNSTLCWTTGWGRFGRDEPPADVLQEVQIPVIGNNECSCRYRPVQEANISGNMICAGQENKGACQGDSGGPLQCKSGSKWIQTGITSFGVPCARAEFPEVYARVSQFQTWIKDKVEGADVNFVTFSSTGANPDISFECRANPQNSTSAPATTSRASAIATELTLSAILVFVQQILAV; encoded by the exons ATGGCAGCCTGGACTACACTGATACTCTTGACATGGATGGTCCTCAATGGAAAAA GGGCAAAGGCTCAGG actGTGGCATGGCTCCCCTAAACACAAGGATAGTGGGTGGTGAGAATGCCACAGCCGGGTCGTGGCCCTGGCAGGTCAGCATACACTTCCGGGAATCCCACACTTGTGGAGGGACCGTCATCAGTGACCAATGGGTACTCACAGCAGCCCACTGCATCCTAAC GAGCTCGCCTGCTGAATGGACTCTCTACTTTGGAAGAGTGACACAAAGCGGGCCTAATGTTAACGAGGAGATGCGGAGTGTGTCTACAATCATCGTCCACCCTGACTACAACGACACATTGTTCGACAATGACATTGCCCTGATGAGGCTCAGCAACCCTTTAACATTCACTGACTTTATCAGACCCATCTGCCTGGCAAGTAATTCCAGTCAAGTGTACAACTCCACCCTGTGCTGGACCACTGGCTGGGGCAGGTTTGGAAGGGATG AGCCCCCAGCTGATGTACTTCAGGAGGTTCAGATTCCTGTTATTGGAAACAACGAATGCAGCTGCAGATATCGTCCAGTACAAGAAGCAAATATCTCTGGCAACATGATCTGTGCTGGACAAGAGAATAAAGGAGCATGTCAG ggggacTCTGGTGGACCTTTGCAATGCAAATCGGGGTCAAAGTGGATCCAGACTGGCATTACCAGTTTTGGAGTACCTTGTGCCCGGGCTGAGTTTCCTGAGGTCTATGCCCGAGTGTCTCAGTTCCAGACTTGGATCAAAGATAAAGTGGAAGGGGCGGACGTTAACTTTGTGACATTTAGCTCCACAGGAGCTAACCCTGACATTAGCTTTGAGTGTCGAGCCAACCCCCAAAATTCAACATCAGCTCCAGCTACGACGTCCAGGGCGTCAGCCATCGCAACTGAGCTCACACTCAGTGCCATTTtggtgtttgtgcagcagattCTAGCTGTATAG
- the LOC115060541 gene encoding uncharacterized protein LOC115060541, protein MQCKVLVYFVLLSLIKHVSPSEIQTSPNTNATLPCNVTFRDFDGDKMDQSFFSVSWISNGSDIASFRNATTQIKEGFSWHTSQFVSGDFSLIVLKASLDQQGVYECTVSYNSTLLHSTNVTFGILASPTLSVPEQWVVLGTESHVNCHADGFYPPPVFFSWTRDGQVIRPLYQVEGEQTPDGYYSALGNLTFYPSREDQNETFGCRVSHNGSYQELDFKLNITYLPSVRLSAVPSPSSNNPLTLYCDLESFYPEKVSVFWIQNGTALPEPPITEQNPDGTFTTRRYFTLSPEQRMQGGEVECGVSQPGLVHPVSGSANLEILDPQDESPVLTKSAKASVAMMCISIVLVFLLCFGFSWRRRDEKQKSLSVSGIILPPRVVVGQKGRVTVTIEGRRVDRVQTAWFLNDTPISDTSFTVSEKGPLLSSRGEMGYYKLHTQGPLHSSGNGTQQLISALTFIPQISIHKGAVFKCQVSYIGKDKIVVERVSEKFSILSVPEVSEIQLAETPNDSDVISLTVRASHFHPDVITFRWFCQGGELSPVASQASSSPRPNSDGFFSAYSQCKLPRSELEKGGTKVWVSVHHIALKQPVTRETRGFIKRPRVSEIAASASSPDEGLTLGCEITDFYPPIISVTWLKLTEGEQDDREEEVIEGGEIWGPIQTHPTVYRATAALNRRATNQEKEKNGVICRVEHCSLPEPIEKHWRKVDIVAPSIPPSISVCWSSEGVGVFSLLLKGGHPKVKLLWAAGGSTLSPLVSSETEEIGDDNQRELKSVCALERSTSLPRQTNKQPERQNNGHIIKTKAAVTAPDIEGIQYIDEKVDEENNDMDRDEDTMSESSSDKDGDEDPGALHINKVDLRKGSRGNESARLRVCVEITHPALQLPVYRTWTEPNEEISSSA, encoded by the exons ATGCAGTGTAAAGTCCTCGTCTATTTCGTACTCTTGAGTCTCATAAAGCATG TGTCTCCAAGTGAAATTCAGACCAgcccaaacacaaatgcaaccCTCCCTTGCAACGTGACGTTCCGGGATTTTGATGGGGACAAAATGGACCAGTCTTTCTTCAGCGTCAGCTGGATAAGTAACGGCTCGGACATTGCCTCATTCAGAAatgcaacaacacaaataaaggAAGGTTTCAGCTGGCACACAAGTCAGTTTGTCAGTGGGGACTTTTCACTGATCGTCCTCAAAGCTAGCCTAGATCAGCAGGGGGTGTATGAGTGCACCGTCAGCTACAACTCCACACTGCTTCACTCCACCAACGTTACGTTTGGCATCCTTG CTTCCCCAACTCTTTCAGTGCCTGAGCAGTGGGTGGTATTGGGGACAGAGAGCCATGTTAACTGTCACGCAGATGGTTTCTATCCCcctcctgtctttttctcctgGACCAGAGATGGGCAAGTGATTCGGCCTCTCTACCAGGTTGAAGGTGAACAAACTCCAGATGGTTATTACTCGGCTTTGGGCAACCTAACCTTCTACCCATCCCGTGAGGACCAAAATGAGACCTTTGGCTGCAGAGTGTCGCACAATGGAAGCTATCAAGAGCTGGATTTCAAACTCAACATCACCT ATCTCCCCTCCGTTCGACTCTCTGCTGTGCCATCACCTTCCAGCAACAATCCCCTCACCCTTTACTGTGACCTGGAGAGTTTCTACCCAGAGAAAGTGTCTGTGTTCTGGATTCAAAATGGCACAGCCCTCCCTGAGCCCCCCATCACTGAGCAAAACCCAGATGGGACCTTCACAACAAGGCGTTATTTTACACTGAGCCCAGAGCAAAGGATGCAAGGTGGAGAAGTGGAGTGTGGAGTAAGCCAACCTGGACTGGTGCACCCAGTCAGCGGGTCAGCTAACCTAGAAATACTGGATCCTCAAG ATGAGTCTCCAGTGTTGACTAAATCAGCCAAAGCATCTGTGGCTATGATGTGTATTTCTATAGTCCTggttttcctgctctgttttggATTTTCCTGGAGGAGAAGAGATG AGAAACAGAAGTCTCTCAGTGTGTCAGGGATCATCCTCCCACCACGTGTGGTTGTAGGTCAAAAGGGCAGGGTGACAGTGACCATCGAAGGCAGGAGGGTGGACCGGGTCCAGACTGCATGGTTCCTCAATGACACCCCTATCTCTGACACCTCATTCACAG TGTCAGAGAAAGGTCCCCTGCTGTCCTCCAGAGGCGAGATGGGTTACTACAAGCTGCACACCCAGGGGCCCCTGCATTCATCTGGAAATGGGACTCAACAGCTGATCTCTGCGCTCACCTTCATCCCGCAGATCTCAATCCACAAGGGGGCTGTGTTTAAGTGTCAGGTGTCTTACATAGGCAAGGACAAGATTGTGGTGGAGAGAGTCTCTGAGAAGTTTTCCATTCTGT CTGTCCCTGAAGTATCAGAAATTCAACTGGCAGAGACACCAAATGACTCTG ATGTCATCAGCTTGACAGTGCGGGCTTCACATTTCCATCCAGATGTCATTACCTTCCGCTGGTTCTGTCAGGGGGGCGAGCTGAGCCCTGTGGCCTCACAGGCCTCATCCTCCCCTCGACCCAATTCAGATGGCTTCTTTTCAGCCTACAGCCAGTGTAAACTGCCACGGAGTGAACTTGAAAAGGGAGGCACTAAAGTATGGGTCAGTGTCCACCACATTGCTCTAAAGCAGCCAGTCACCCGTGAAACCAGAG GCTTCATCAAAAGGCCACGTGTGTCCGAAATTGCTGCCTCTGCATCTTCCCCAGATGAGGGACTGACCTTGGGATGTGAAATCACAGATTTCTACCCTCCAATTATATCAGTCACTTGGCTGAAGCTCACTGAAGGAGagcaagatgacagagaggaggaggtgattGAGGGAGGAGAGATATGGGGCCCCATTCAGACCCATCCGACAGTCTACAGGgccacagctgctctgaatagAAGGGCCACAAAtcaggagaaggagaaaaatgggGTTATTTGCAGAGTGGAGCACTGTTCCCTACCTGAGCCTATTGAGAAACACTGGAGAAAGGTTGACATTG TtgctccctccatccctccatcaaTCTCAGTCTGTTGGAGCAGTGAAGGGGTTGGTGtgttctctctcctgctgaagGGAGGTCACCCGAAAGTCAAATTACTCTGGGCAGCCGGAGGATCCACTCTCTCTCCGCTGGTGTCGAGTGAAACAGAGGAGATAGGAGATGACAATCAGAGGGAGCTAAAAAGCGTGTGTGCCCTGGAGAGGTCTACAAGTCTGCCAAGACAGACCAACAAGCagccagagagacagaacaaCGGACATATAATAA AAACCAAAGCTGCTGTTACAGCCCCAGACATCGAAGGAATACAATACATTGATGAAAAAGTggatgaagaaaacaatgacatGGACCGGGATGAAGACACAATGTCAGAGTCAAGCAGTGACAAAGATGGAGATGAAGACCCAGGTGCGTTGCACATCAACAAAGTGGACCTGAGGAAGGGCTCCAGAGGAAATGAGAGCGCACgtttgagagtgtgtgtggagatCACACACCCTGCGCTCCAGCTTCCTGTTTACCGGACATGGACAG AGCCCAATGAGGAAATTTCATCTTCTGCATGA
- the LOC115059513 gene encoding integrin alpha-M-like, with translation MDCMITAAIFLSVLKTASCFNIEPVAWKSWSHTHAGFGYQVVQRKSDVLVSAPLQQSSQNRRGEIYKCSISNRDCQNMRVSVPDFAVNMSLGLTMTRSPATQSTLACGPTIPKDCSSITMYNGVCVEITRNDGVQPAVPDSLEECRASADIAFLLDGSGSVASRDFSRMKSFVKSLVSSFTGRDTQFAVAQFSRNPTVHYYFNNFFTSGSWEVNIDKIKQVGGGTHTAKAIKFVVNDIFTSTRGSRSNVKKILIVITDGESNDHNDLGSAASLAARNNIVRFAIGVGGAFNKPSAKGELDTIASYPPRDYVFQVENFNALDKIKQNLQDKIFSIEGSQSGGESLKMEMAQAGFSAAFVSGGIQMGMVGANQWRGGYMSYKTGLRPFEPMSMLPDSYLGYSMTVANTQRGILTVLGAPRYNHIGIVIAVDAEQNPQKINPFLWHFQSGEYFGAEVCAMDVDGDSFTDLILISAPMYKEDDREGRVYVCILTGLKVDCRLDSPEILRGAASDKGRFGSSLAVLPDLNRDSLMDLAVGAPLENDGQGSIYIFLGERGGINDTYSQRITASEVQTGLKFFGTSISQFSFDQTGDSLPDLAVGSKGTVVLLRSKPIVTVAAALTFSPKIIPTQNTDCERPLPGTASICFTMTKHSPVNTAEARINYTLTLDITRKPPGNRAYLADKTQEGAGSVILDLTETTCSTMHFSMDACPEDALNILSNELKFTFEGLPSITNLKPSLSRQAQTTNIYPLGFEINCGTDNKCVDDLRIDFNFTSSSEVKVGIDELLNVTVSLQNRGENSYNTRVALTYPARLSYRKFTSLKGRIECNSFDSEDGLSQGKTDCTIDKPIFKSNTNVLFIVSYGIKTDAQLERTIYVTANATSGNEFHSSSNKLYQARAIDVKYSIFITVESTLSYNNFTYGKNDLQKPLKQSILVTNDIRALEFTVMIRVPIKLGDKDIWVDSNNLEIPGCQKQRVTQANVTDFVAQIQKTKVVDCSVASCAVFNCTKFMGRLEKKVYRISANISSQWIEQIGLSSAKFLLTSTATVEYDRNQYIFFSTVSNNNPPIRKIEAEIEVYPEPDFTKEIVGGSLGGLALLLLLTAGLYKAGFFKSKYKQMMNESGEQGAGPEADEGGITQQG, from the exons ATGGACTGCATGATTACTGCTGCAATATTCTTGTCAG tgttaAAGACTGCTTCTTGTTTTAATATTGAACCTGTTGCCTGGAAATCATGGAGTCACACACATGCCGGTTTTGGCTACCAGGTGGTGCAAAGAAAGTCTGA CGTTCTTGTCAGTGCCCCTCTTCAACAGTCATCACAAAATAGAAGGGGTGAAATATACAAGTGCTCCATTAGTAATCGTGACTGCCAAAATATGCGAGTCAGTG TGCCAGATTTTGCAGTCAACATGTCCCTTGGTCTGACAATGACAAGAAGTCCTGCTACACAAAGCACTTTG GCATGTGGCCCAACCATCCCAAAGGATTGTTCCAGTATCACCATGTACAATGGCGTATGTGTTGAGATAACTCGTAACGATGGTGTACAACCTGCTGTGCCGGATTCTCTTGAAG AGTGCCGGGCCTCGGCAGACATTGCGTTTCTATTGGATGGTTCAGGCAGCGTAGCTTCCCGGGATTTTAGTAGAATGAAGAGTTTTGTGAAAAGTCTTGTCAGTTCTTTCACTGGAAGAGATACACAG tttgcAGTTGCCCAGTTTTCTAGGAATCCCACTGTACACTATTACTTTAATAACTTTTTCACATCTGGAAGCTGGGAAGTTaacattgataaaataaaacaagtcgGAGGAGGAACTCACACAGCTAAAGCCATCAAATTTGTGGT CAACGACATCTTCACTTCAACACGTGGTTCCAGATCAAATGTGAAGAAGATCTTGATCGTCATTACTGACGGAGAGTCTAATGACCATAATGATTTAGGAAGTGCAGCAAGTTTAGCTGCACGAAATAATATTGTCCGATTTGCAATTGGG GTGGGGGGTGCATTCAATAAACCAAGTGCAAAAGGGGAACTGGACACTATTGCATCTTATCCCCCGAGGGACTATGTGTTTCAAGTGGAGAACTTTAACGCGCTTGACAAGATAAAGCAGAATTTGCAGGACAAAATCTTCTCCATTGAAG GATCTCAATCTGGTGGTGAGTcactgaaaatggaaatggcTCAAGCAGGATTCAGTGCCGCTTTTGTTTCTGGG GGAATTCAGATGGGTATGGTTGGTGCCAACCAGTGGAGAGGAGGCTATATGTCATACAAAACAGGCCTGCGTCCTTTTGAGCCCATGTCTATGTTGCCTGACAGCTATCTGG GTTACTCCATGACAGTTGCTAACACCCAGCGGGGGATCTTGACAGTCCTTGGAGCTCCGAGGTATAATCACATAGGGATTGTGATTGCAGTTGACGCAGAACAAAACCCACAAAAGATTAATCCCTTTCTCTGGCAT TTTCAGTCTGGTGAATATTTTGGTGCAGAGGTTTGTGCCATGGATGTGGATGGTGACAGCTTTACTGACCTAATCCTCATATCTGCACCCATGTACAAggaagatgacagagagggaagagtTTATGTCTGCATATTGACTGGTTTG AAAGTTGACTGTCGCTTAGATTCTCCAGAAATACTGAGAGGTGCTGCGTCCGACAAAGGAAGGTTCGGCTCGTCTCTTGCTGTGCTGCCTGATCTCAACAGAGATAGCCTCATGGACTTGGCAGTCGGAGCCCCTCTGGAGAACGACGGTCAAGGCAGCATATACATTTTCCTTGGAGAACGGGGAGGAATCAATGATACTTACTCACAG aGAATTACTGCTTCTGAAGTCCAGACAGGACTGAAGTTCTTTGGTACATCGATCAGCCAGTTTTCTTTTGACCAGACTGGGGACAGTCTGCCAGACTTAGCGGTGGGTTCAAAGGGAACAGTAGTTTTACTCAG ATCAAAGCCTATAGTGACGGTAGCAGCTGCTCTGACGTTTAGCCCAAAGATAATACCAACTCAAAATACAGATTGTGAAAGGCCACTGCCCGGCACAGCTTCAATCTGCTTTACCATGACCAAACACTCTCCAGTAAACACAG CTGAAGCACGGATAAATTATACTTTAACACTGGATATCACCCGCAAGCCCCCAGGCAACAGAGCTTACCTGGCTGACAAAACACAAGAGGGGGCTGGATCAGTCATTCTGGACTTAACTGAAACAACATGCTCCACAATGCATTTCTCCATGGAT GCCTGCCCAGAAGATGCTCTCAACATACTTTCTAATGAGCTCAAGTTCACTTTTGAAGGTCTGCCGTCCATAACAAATCTCAAACCGTCTCTTTCGCGGCAGgctcaaacaacaaacatttatcCT ttAGGGTTTGAAATCAACTGTGGCACTGACAACAAATGTGTGGATGACCTGAGGATAGATTTCAACTTTACCAG TTCCTCAGAGGTTAAAGTGGGCATCGATGAACTTCTGAACGTCACCGTATCACTGCAGAACAGGGGTGAAAACTCATACAACACTCGTGTTGCGCTCACATACCCGGCAAGGCTCTCATACAGGAAGTTCACAAGTTTAAAG GGAAGAATTGAGTGCAACTCATTCGACAGTGAAGATGGCTTATCACAAGGAAAGACGGACTGCACCATTGACAAACCTATTTTCAAGAGCAACActaat GTTCTCTTTATTGTCTCCTATGGGATCAAGACTGACGCTCAACTTGAGAGGACAATTTATGTCACTGCAAATGCTACCAG tggGAATGAATTTCACTCCAGTTCAAATAAGCTTTACCAAGCAAGAGCGATTGATGTGAAGTACAGCATTTTTATTACAGTTGAGAg TACCCTCAGCTACAACAATTTCACCTATGGAAAGAATGATTTGCAAAAACCACTCAAACAATCAATTTTG GTTACAAATGATATCAGAGCGCTGGAATTCACTGTGATGATCAGAGTGCCAATCAAGCTTGGTGATAAAGACATCTGGGTGGATTCAAACAATTTAGAG ATTCCAGGCTGCCAAAAACAGAGAGTTACACAAGCTAATGTCACCGATTTTGTTGCTCAGATACAGAAAACTAAAGTAGTG GACTGCTCGGTCGCCAGCTGCGCAGTGTTCAACTGCACCAAGTTCATGGGAAGACTGGAGAAAAAGGTGTACAGAATCTCAGCTAATATCAGCTCACAGTGGATAGAGCAG ATTGGACTTAGCTCGGCCAAATTCCTCTTGACCAGCACAGCCACTGTGGAGTACGACAGA